One Thermicanus aegyptius DSM 12793 DNA segment encodes these proteins:
- the gpmI gene encoding 2,3-bisphosphoglycerate-independent phosphoglycerate mutase: protein MKRPKPLALIILDGFALRDERHGNAVAQAKKPNFDRYWGTYPHTTLGASGMSVGLPEGQMGNSEVGHLNIGAGRIVYQDFTRVTKEIQEGDFFRNEVLLKAVTHVKEREGRALHLYGLLSDGGVHSHISHLFALLEFAKRNEVKEVYLHAFLDGRDVAPDSAVGYIEQTLAKMKELGVGKFATVQGRYYAMDRDRRWERTEKAYRAMVYGDAPHYRDPIQAVKDSYEKSVYDEFVMPVVLVDEKDQPVGLVKSGDSVIFFNFRPDRAIQISQAFTNKDFRGFDRGPGAPQDLFFVCLTKFSDLVDGYVAYQPTNLDNTMGEVLSQNHLTQLRIAETEKYPHVTFFFSGGREKEFPGEKRVLIPSPKVATYDLKPEMSAYEVADACVKEIEGETPDVIILNFANPDMVGHSGKLEPTIRAVEAVDENLGKVVEAVLRKGGIALITADHGNAEMVLDDQDQPVTSHTTNPVPFIITKEGVELREDGVLADLSPTMLDLLSIPQPEEMTGKTLILHTKTKE from the coding sequence ATGAAGCGACCAAAACCTCTTGCCTTAATCATTCTAGATGGCTTCGCCCTTCGGGACGAAAGGCATGGGAATGCGGTGGCCCAGGCAAAAAAACCAAATTTTGACCGCTACTGGGGCACGTATCCCCATACCACCCTGGGCGCGTCGGGCATGTCGGTCGGCCTGCCGGAAGGGCAAATGGGGAACTCCGAAGTAGGGCATCTTAATATTGGGGCAGGAAGGATTGTTTATCAGGATTTTACCCGGGTGACGAAGGAGATTCAGGAGGGGGATTTTTTTCGAAATGAAGTTCTCCTAAAGGCCGTCACCCATGTAAAAGAGAGAGAAGGACGAGCCCTTCATCTCTATGGACTTCTTTCGGACGGGGGAGTTCATTCCCACATTAGTCACCTCTTCGCCTTGTTGGAGTTTGCTAAGAGGAATGAGGTGAAGGAAGTATACCTCCATGCGTTCCTCGACGGACGGGATGTGGCTCCTGATTCGGCCGTGGGCTATATTGAACAGACCCTTGCGAAGATGAAAGAATTAGGGGTCGGAAAATTCGCCACCGTGCAAGGAAGATATTACGCCATGGACCGGGATCGCCGATGGGAGCGGACGGAGAAAGCTTACCGGGCGATGGTTTATGGAGATGCCCCCCATTATCGGGACCCTATCCAAGCGGTCAAGGACTCCTATGAGAAATCGGTATATGACGAGTTTGTCATGCCGGTCGTCCTCGTCGATGAGAAGGATCAACCCGTTGGCTTGGTGAAATCGGGGGATTCCGTCATCTTCTTTAACTTCCGGCCTGACCGGGCGATTCAGATCTCCCAAGCGTTCACCAATAAGGATTTTCGCGGGTTTGACCGGGGTCCGGGGGCGCCTCAAGACCTCTTCTTCGTTTGCTTGACGAAGTTTAGCGATCTGGTAGACGGGTATGTGGCTTATCAGCCTACCAACTTGGATAACACGATGGGAGAAGTCCTGAGCCAGAACCATTTAACCCAGCTCCGCATCGCCGAAACGGAAAAATACCCCCATGTCACCTTTTTCTTTAGCGGCGGAAGGGAGAAAGAATTCCCGGGAGAAAAGAGGGTTCTCATTCCTTCTCCAAAGGTGGCCACCTATGACTTAAAACCTGAGATGAGCGCCTATGAAGTAGCGGATGCTTGTGTAAAAGAGATCGAAGGGGAAACCCCGGACGTGATCATTCTCAATTTTGCCAATCCCGATATGGTAGGCCATTCCGGGAAATTGGAACCTACCATTCGGGCGGTGGAAGCGGTGGACGAGAACCTGGGAAAGGTGGTAGAGGCTGTCTTACGGAAGGGAGGAATTGCCCTGATCACCGCTGACCATGGGAATGCCGAAATGGTGCTTGATGACCAGGATCAACCGGTTACCTCTCATACCACCAATCCTGTTCCTTTCATCATCACGAAGGAGGGGGTCGAACTCCGGGAGGACGGAGTTTTGGCCGATTTATCCCCTACGATGCTTGACCTTTTATCCATTCCTCAACCTGAGGAAATGACGGGTAAAACCCTCATTCTCCATACCAAAACCAAGGAGTGA
- the tpiA gene encoding triose-phosphate isomerase, which yields MRNPMVAGNWKMHKTGEEAREFLSAVKESVKGETVEAVLCAPFTALPPLREALGRSHASIKLGAQNMHWEEKGAYTGEISPLMLQELEVDYVILGHSERRAYFHETDAEIEKKVFSAFAHGLTPILCVGETLAEREKGETEQVISRQLQGLKNFPKEKISSLVIAYEPVWAIGTGKTASAEEAARVIGWIRRQIFTLVSEEVSREVRILYGGSVNAENIDQFMAEEEIDGALVGGASLKPESFVKMVEIAGRRKGR from the coding sequence ATGAGAAACCCGATGGTAGCCGGAAATTGGAAGATGCATAAGACCGGGGAGGAAGCCAGGGAGTTTCTTTCCGCCGTTAAAGAGTCCGTCAAAGGAGAAACGGTAGAGGCGGTGCTCTGTGCGCCCTTCACGGCTCTTCCTCCCCTAAGGGAAGCATTGGGGAGGAGCCATGCTTCGATTAAGCTTGGTGCCCAAAATATGCATTGGGAAGAAAAAGGGGCATATACAGGAGAGATTAGCCCTTTGATGCTGCAGGAATTGGAAGTGGATTATGTGATTTTGGGGCATTCGGAACGGAGAGCCTACTTTCATGAGACCGATGCGGAGATCGAAAAAAAAGTCTTTTCGGCCTTTGCCCATGGGCTTACTCCCATCCTCTGCGTGGGAGAAACATTGGCGGAGAGGGAGAAGGGAGAGACGGAGCAGGTGATCTCCCGGCAACTTCAAGGTTTGAAGAATTTCCCAAAGGAAAAAATCAGCTCCCTCGTCATCGCCTATGAACCGGTCTGGGCGATCGGCACTGGGAAGACCGCCTCTGCCGAAGAGGCGGCCCGGGTGATCGGATGGATCCGGAGACAAATCTTCACCCTGGTCAGCGAGGAAGTATCCCGTGAGGTTCGCATTCTTTACGGGGGCAGTGTGAATGCGGAAAACATCGATCAATTTATGGCAGAAGAAGAGATCGACGGGGCATTGGTGGGCGGAGCCAGTCTGAAACCGGAGAGCTTTGTGAAAATGGTTGAAATAGCTGGAAGGAGAAAAGGAAGATGA
- a CDS encoding phosphoglycerate kinase yields the protein MNKKSIRDVDVKGKRVFCRVDFNVPLENGVITDDTRIRAALPTIRYLLDHGAKLILASHLGRPKEGNLEPFRLTPVAKRLSELLNQPVKKANEVTGPEVEELVNGLKEGEVLLLENVRFHPGETKNDPALSKELASYADLFVNDAFGSAHRAHSSTAGIASYIPAVAGFLMEKEIETIGKALTSPKHPFTAIIGGAKVKDKIGVIENLLDKVDHLLIGGGLANTFIKAKGYSVGASLYEEEKVEVAKELMAKAEAKGASFLIPIDVVVADSFSNEAKSKVVPIDSIPEGWQALDIGPETVKRYADVIKSSKLVIWNGPMGVFEMENFAKGTFAVAKACAESDAETIIGGGDSVAAVEKAGLAEKISHISTGGGASLEFMEGKELPGVAVLEERDR from the coding sequence ATGAATAAAAAAAGCATTCGGGATGTAGATGTGAAGGGGAAACGGGTTTTTTGCCGCGTTGACTTTAATGTTCCTTTGGAAAACGGCGTTATCACCGACGATACCCGCATCCGGGCAGCTCTACCCACGATTCGATACTTACTGGATCATGGAGCCAAGCTTATCTTAGCCAGCCATCTGGGCAGGCCGAAGGAGGGGAATTTGGAGCCGTTTCGCCTTACTCCGGTGGCAAAGCGCCTGTCGGAACTGCTTAACCAACCGGTGAAAAAGGCAAATGAGGTTACGGGTCCGGAAGTGGAAGAATTGGTCAACGGCTTGAAAGAGGGCGAAGTTCTCCTGCTGGAGAATGTCCGTTTTCATCCCGGTGAGACGAAGAATGACCCGGCGCTGTCCAAAGAGCTGGCCTCCTACGCCGACCTGTTCGTTAACGACGCCTTTGGGAGTGCCCACCGGGCCCATTCCTCCACAGCGGGAATCGCTTCCTATATTCCTGCCGTGGCCGGCTTCCTGATGGAAAAGGAGATTGAAACCATCGGCAAAGCGTTAACTTCTCCCAAGCATCCCTTTACGGCGATTATCGGTGGGGCGAAGGTAAAGGATAAGATCGGCGTGATTGAAAATTTGTTGGACAAGGTAGATCACCTCCTCATCGGAGGGGGGTTGGCCAACACCTTCATTAAGGCAAAGGGTTACTCGGTGGGCGCCTCTCTCTATGAAGAAGAGAAAGTAGAAGTTGCCAAAGAACTGATGGCAAAGGCAGAGGCGAAGGGCGCCTCCTTCCTTATCCCGATCGATGTGGTGGTGGCAGATTCCTTCTCCAATGAGGCGAAAAGTAAAGTGGTTCCCATCGATTCCATTCCGGAAGGATGGCAAGCCTTAGATATCGGTCCTGAGACGGTGAAACGATATGCGGATGTGATTAAGAGCTCCAAACTGGTCATATGGAATGGCCCCATGGGCGTTTTTGAAATGGAGAATTTCGCAAAGGGCACCTTCGCCGTGGCGAAAGCCTGCGCCGAAAGCGATGCCGAGACCATCATCGGCGGCGGGGATTCGGTGGCTGCTGTGGAGAAAGCGGGATTGGCCGAGAAAATCTCCCACATCTCCACGGGAGGGGGCGCCTCCCTTGAATTTATGGAAGGGAAAGAATTACCCGGCGTCGCCGTTCTGGAAGAGAGGGATAGGTGA
- the gap gene encoding type I glyceraldehyde-3-phosphate dehydrogenase produces the protein MIKVGINGFGRIGRNVFRAALERDDYEIVAVNDLTDAKMLAHLLKYDSVHGTLPDPVEVEGDGFMVRGKKVKVIAERDPANLPWKELGVDIVIESTGRFTNAEDAKKHLAAGAKKVIISAPAKNEDITIVLGVNEEKYDPATHHIISNASCTTNCLAPVAKVIHEKFGIVRGLMTTVHSYTNDQQILDLPHKDYRRARAAAESIIPTTTGAAKAVALVLPELKGKLNGFAMRVPTPNVSVVDLVVDLEKEATVEEINAALKAASENELKGIMDYNELPLVSKDYNHSSVSSTVDGLSTMVIENKMAKVVAWYDNEWGYSNRVADLVGYLVKKGL, from the coding sequence ATGATTAAAGTAGGGATTAATGGATTTGGACGCATTGGGCGCAACGTATTTCGGGCGGCTTTGGAAAGGGATGATTATGAGATCGTTGCGGTGAACGATTTGACGGATGCGAAAATGTTGGCTCATCTCCTGAAATACGATTCTGTCCATGGGACGCTCCCGGATCCGGTCGAGGTGGAAGGAGATGGGTTTATGGTCCGCGGTAAGAAAGTTAAGGTGATTGCCGAGAGAGATCCTGCCAATCTGCCGTGGAAGGAACTGGGCGTCGACATTGTCATCGAGTCGACAGGCCGCTTCACCAATGCCGAAGATGCGAAGAAGCACCTGGCGGCAGGGGCCAAAAAAGTGATCATTTCCGCTCCGGCCAAGAATGAGGATATTACCATTGTCCTTGGGGTAAATGAGGAGAAATATGACCCCGCCACCCATCACATCATCTCCAATGCTTCCTGTACCACCAACTGTTTAGCTCCGGTGGCGAAAGTGATTCATGAAAAATTCGGGATCGTCCGCGGCCTCATGACCACCGTTCACTCCTACACCAATGACCAACAGATCCTGGATCTCCCCCATAAGGATTACCGCCGTGCCCGGGCTGCCGCCGAGTCCATCATTCCCACCACCACCGGCGCCGCAAAAGCCGTTGCCCTTGTTCTTCCTGAATTAAAGGGGAAATTAAACGGATTTGCCATGCGCGTTCCTACTCCGAACGTTTCTGTGGTTGACTTGGTCGTTGATCTGGAAAAGGAAGCAACGGTGGAAGAGATTAACGCTGCGCTTAAGGCGGCCAGCGAGAATGAACTAAAAGGGATCATGGATTATAATGAACTTCCCTTGGTCTCAAAGGATTACAACCACTCCTCCGTCTCCTCCACCGTCGATGGATTGTCTACCATGGTGATTGAGAACAAGATGGCAAAAGTTGTCGCTTGGTATGATAACGAGTGGGGCTATTCCAACCGGGTGGCCGACTTGGTCGGTTATTTGGTGAAAAAAGGTCTTTAA
- a CDS encoding sugar-binding transcriptional regulator has protein sequence MWKLLESISKIHPEFIDLVRRRLEILQSVEIHQPIGRRSLARQLNQTERILRSEVELLERQKLIQIHPAGMYLTREGKKVLNQIYPVILPFYGLNDLEEMLKKELQIEEVYMVPGDSGQSEEVKREMGRIAGYYLKNNILATDRIAITGGTSMAALAEMVEVEHLYPDVMVCPARGGLGERVDTQANTIAAQLAKRLGGSYLLLQVPDQLSKEAYQSLCEEPYVRERVEEIQKSRLVFHGIGDAITMAKRRGASSEILELLKEKKAVSEAFGVYFDAEGEMVYQMPTIGLRWEDLKGKRCIAIAGGTHKAEAIRSLAKTKIFQVLITDEGAARAILHASDSPTS, from the coding sequence ATGTGGAAGCTGTTGGAATCCATATCCAAGATTCATCCCGAATTTATCGACCTGGTACGAAGACGTCTGGAAATTTTACAAAGCGTAGAGATTCACCAACCGATTGGCCGTAGATCTTTGGCTCGGCAGTTAAATCAGACCGAGCGGATTTTACGGAGCGAAGTGGAGCTTTTGGAACGGCAGAAATTGATCCAGATCCACCCGGCCGGCATGTACCTGACCCGGGAGGGAAAGAAAGTTCTCAATCAGATTTACCCCGTTATTTTGCCCTTTTATGGGCTAAATGATCTGGAAGAGATGCTGAAGAAAGAGCTGCAAATCGAAGAGGTTTATATGGTTCCCGGCGACTCCGGCCAATCAGAAGAGGTAAAAAGGGAAATGGGCCGCATAGCCGGCTACTATCTAAAAAATAATATTCTTGCCACGGATCGCATCGCGATTACCGGAGGGACCTCCATGGCAGCCTTGGCGGAGATGGTGGAAGTGGAGCACCTTTATCCTGATGTGATGGTTTGCCCGGCACGCGGCGGTTTGGGGGAAAGGGTGGATACGCAGGCCAATACGATTGCCGCTCAACTGGCGAAACGCTTGGGGGGCTCTTATCTACTTTTGCAGGTGCCGGACCAGTTAAGCAAGGAGGCTTACCAATCTCTTTGTGAAGAACCCTATGTTCGAGAACGCGTGGAAGAGATACAAAAATCCCGGCTGGTTTTTCATGGGATAGGGGATGCGATCACCATGGCCAAACGGCGGGGGGCAAGCTCCGAAATCCTTGAGCTTCTTAAGGAAAAAAAGGCGGTTAGTGAGGCATTTGGAGTTTATTTTGATGCGGAGGGAGAGATGGTTTACCAGATGCCTACAATCGGGCTCCGCTGGGAAGACTTAAAAGGAAAGCGATGCATTGCCATCGCAGGCGGCACACATAAAGCCGAAGCGATTCGTTCACTAGCCAAGACGAAAATTTTTCAAGTTTTAATTACCGATGAAGGGGCGGCCAGGGCGATCTTACACGCTTCTGATTCGCCTACATCATAA
- the clpP gene encoding ATP-dependent Clp endopeptidase proteolytic subunit ClpP, whose product MALIPTVIEQTNRGERAYDIYSRLLKDRIIFLGTEINDHVANLVVAQLLFLQAEDPEKDISLYINSPGGSITAGMAIYDTMQYIKPDVSTICIGLAASMGAFLLAAGAPGKRFALPNSEIMIHQPLGGAQGQATDIEIAAKRILRMRDKLNRILSERTGQPLSRIELDTDRDHFMSAEEAKNYGLIDSVITRPTDIRAKH is encoded by the coding sequence ATGGCATTGATTCCAACCGTGATTGAGCAGACGAATCGAGGCGAACGAGCTTATGATATTTACTCCCGTCTCTTGAAAGACCGGATCATCTTCCTGGGAACAGAGATTAATGATCATGTGGCCAACCTCGTGGTAGCCCAGCTGCTCTTTCTACAAGCGGAAGATCCGGAGAAAGATATCTCCCTCTATATCAACAGCCCCGGAGGCTCCATCACCGCCGGAATGGCCATCTACGACACCATGCAGTACATTAAGCCGGATGTCTCCACCATCTGCATCGGTCTTGCGGCTTCCATGGGGGCGTTTCTCTTAGCTGCCGGAGCTCCTGGAAAGCGCTTTGCTCTCCCCAACAGTGAAATCATGATTCACCAGCCGTTAGGTGGAGCTCAAGGGCAAGCGACCGATATTGAAATCGCTGCGAAACGAATCTTGAGGATGCGGGATAAGTTAAACCGAATTTTATCCGAAAGGACCGGGCAACCCCTCTCTCGCATCGAGCTGGATACGGACAGGGATCACTTCATGAGTGCAGAAGAAGCGAAAAATTACGGCCTCATCGACAGCGTAATTACCCGACCCACCGATATACGGGCCAAACATTGA
- a CDS encoding LysM peptidoglycan-binding domain-containing protein, whose translation MQIVVVHQGDSLWTIARRFGVSVDEMVQANALTHPERLVPGQALLVPQKNIHRVQPGESLWLIARRYGVSLDSLLQINRIEDPNRIMPGMSIIIPEKEKMEIEVNAYLEPSGTERDVQIVNEVEGFLTYLSLFSAHVEESGGLSPLQDMRALEAVRDSQAIPMLVITNFRAGTFSPELAHAIFSSDNVQDRLIENVLRLLKARGYRALQVDFEHIFPADRTVYNRFLERIAGRLHAEGYLLSTALAPKTSGAQVGTWYEGHDYPAHGRIADFVVIMTYEWGWSGGPPMPVAPIPQVRRVLDYAVSVIPREKILMGAPLYGYDWTLPYVPSGAFARVISPVEAVDLAARVGVSIQYDATAEAPTFRYYDREGREHVVWFEDVRSMQAKFNLVKEYRLRGISFWKLGGAFPQNWTLLADQFRIRSKK comes from the coding sequence GTGCAGATCGTTGTCGTACACCAGGGAGATTCCCTTTGGACGATCGCCAGACGTTTCGGAGTTTCGGTGGATGAAATGGTCCAAGCCAATGCGTTGACTCATCCGGAGCGCCTTGTCCCGGGGCAAGCCCTTTTAGTTCCGCAGAAGAATATTCATCGGGTACAGCCCGGCGAATCGCTGTGGTTGATCGCAAGAAGGTATGGCGTTTCTTTGGATTCTCTGCTTCAAATCAATCGGATTGAGGATCCAAACCGGATCATGCCGGGAATGTCCATCATTATTCCTGAGAAGGAAAAAATGGAGATTGAGGTCAATGCTTATCTTGAGCCTTCCGGAACGGAAAGGGATGTCCAGATCGTCAATGAAGTGGAAGGCTTTTTAACCTACCTTAGTCTATTTAGCGCCCATGTGGAGGAAAGCGGCGGGCTTTCACCTCTGCAGGATATGCGGGCGTTGGAGGCGGTTCGTGATTCACAGGCCATTCCCATGTTGGTGATAACCAATTTCCGAGCAGGCACTTTTTCTCCGGAGTTGGCCCATGCCATCTTTTCCAGTGATAACGTGCAGGATCGCCTCATTGAGAATGTGCTCCGCCTCTTAAAAGCAAGAGGATATCGGGCTCTTCAGGTCGATTTTGAGCATATCTTTCCGGCGGATCGGACCGTCTATAACCGCTTTTTGGAACGGATTGCCGGGCGCCTGCATGCGGAGGGATATCTTCTTTCCACCGCCCTGGCTCCTAAAACGAGCGGTGCGCAAGTGGGTACCTGGTATGAAGGACACGATTATCCGGCCCATGGGCGGATTGCCGATTTTGTGGTGATCATGACCTATGAATGGGGTTGGTCCGGCGGTCCGCCGATGCCGGTTGCCCCCATCCCGCAAGTGAGGCGGGTTCTTGATTATGCGGTTTCCGTCATACCGCGGGAGAAAATCTTAATGGGTGCGCCCCTTTATGGGTATGATTGGACCCTGCCCTATGTTCCCAGCGGTGCGTTTGCTCGTGTGATTAGCCCTGTGGAGGCTGTGGACCTGGCTGCCCGTGTCGGGGTGTCGATTCAATATGATGCCACTGCTGAGGCGCCCACCTTCCGTTATTATGACCGGGAAGGAAGGGAGCATGTGGTTTGGTTCGAAGATGTCCGAAGCATGCAGGCAAAGTTTAACCTGGTGAAAGAGTACCGCTTGCGAGGGATCAGTTTTTGGAAATTAGGGGGAGCGTTCCCGCAAAATTGGACCCTTCTTGCCGATCAGTTTCGGATTCGGTCCAAAAAATAA
- a CDS encoding HPr family phosphocarrier protein, with protein MMERRVTVRLKTGLQARPAALFVQEANRYKSEIYVEKDGKRINAKSIMGVMSLAVASGSEIILAAEGADAEKALDALASLVSQENYTPR; from the coding sequence ATGATGGAGAGAAGAGTAACTGTGCGTTTAAAGACGGGTCTGCAGGCCCGACCGGCCGCCCTCTTCGTTCAAGAGGCGAACCGATATAAATCGGAGATTTACGTGGAGAAGGATGGAAAAAGAATCAATGCGAAAAGCATCATGGGGGTGATGAGCTTGGCCGTTGCCTCCGGGAGTGAAATCATCTTGGCAGCAGAGGGAGCCGACGCGGAAAAAGCTCTGGATGCCCTTGCTTCCCTTGTAAGCCAGGAGAATTACACTCCCCGTTAA
- the whiA gene encoding DNA-binding protein WhiA: MSFASQTKKELTRIPLEPCCQRAELSAMIKMNGSLHLHLHRMILDITTENAAIARRIYTLLKERFGIQGEVLVRKKMRLKKNNTYIIRIPDRAEEVMEELALIDEQFQLKDEIDAEVIQNACCKRSYLRGAFLAGGSVNSPESNSYHLEIFTAEEEHARSLLRLTEHFGLNARLLRRKKGFILYLKEGEKITEFLNIIGAHSALLHFEDVRIMKDMRNSVNRLVNCETANLNKTVSASMKQIEAIRRIEEKIGLDQLPKRLREVAELRLSHPDMNLAELGQLLPGGPVSKSGVNHRLRKIYEIALKMEVTKDQKMV; the protein is encoded by the coding sequence ATGTCTTTTGCTTCGCAGACAAAAAAGGAGTTGACCCGGATCCCATTGGAACCGTGCTGCCAAAGGGCGGAACTATCGGCCATGATCAAGATGAATGGCTCCCTTCATCTCCATCTCCATCGGATGATCCTCGATATCACCACGGAAAATGCAGCAATTGCCCGGAGGATTTATACCTTGCTCAAGGAGAGATTTGGAATCCAAGGAGAGGTGCTGGTTCGGAAGAAGATGCGTTTAAAGAAGAACAACACGTATATCATCCGAATACCCGACCGCGCTGAGGAAGTGATGGAGGAACTAGCCCTGATTGATGAACAATTCCAGCTAAAGGATGAGATCGATGCGGAGGTGATCCAAAATGCTTGCTGCAAGCGATCTTATCTCAGAGGGGCCTTTCTGGCAGGAGGGTCCGTCAACTCCCCCGAGTCCAATTCATATCATCTGGAGATCTTCACGGCGGAGGAGGAGCATGCACGAAGCCTTCTTCGCTTGACGGAACATTTTGGGCTAAATGCCAGGCTTCTCAGGCGAAAAAAGGGGTTTATCCTCTACTTGAAAGAAGGGGAGAAAATAACCGAGTTTCTCAATATCATCGGGGCCCATTCGGCGCTGCTCCACTTTGAAGATGTAAGGATCATGAAGGATATGAGAAATTCGGTCAACCGCTTGGTAAACTGTGAAACAGCCAATCTGAATAAGACGGTCTCCGCCTCCATGAAGCAGATTGAGGCGATTCGGAGAATTGAAGAAAAGATCGGCCTCGACCAACTGCCGAAGCGCCTCCGGGAGGTGGCCGAATTGCGTCTTTCCCATCCGGATATGAATTTGGCGGAGCTGGGACAGCTCCTTCCCGGTGGGCCGGTAAGCAAATCCGGGGTTAATCATCGATTGAGAAAAATATATGAAATCGCTCTCAAGATGGAAGTTACAAAGGATCAAAAAATGGTATAA
- a CDS encoding gluconeogenesis factor YvcK family protein, translated as MKPGIQQEKAPKVVAVGGGTGLSVLLRGLKEFPFSITAIVTVADDGGSSGRLRKEMQIPPPGDVRNVLLALSNVEPLLDQLLQFRFNHGGELDGHNLGNLLIAAMTEITGDFVSAIRELSRVLAVRGEVLPSASEPLHLGAIMEDGTTVMGESLIPLAGKRISRVFIEPADAHPLKEAIEAIRDADLVIVGPGSLYTSILPNLLVGGITEAIKNSRAKKIFIVNLMTQPGETDHYTASDHLRAVHDHVGDSFFDYILVNNGKIPSHVYTKYLEKNQEVVRYDQDSLSKSGYKVIVEDFLLYDALLRHNAKKVGETLMKILRSGE; from the coding sequence ATGAAACCGGGAATACAACAGGAGAAGGCGCCAAAGGTTGTCGCCGTAGGCGGAGGGACCGGGTTGTCCGTCCTTTTGCGGGGTCTTAAAGAATTTCCTTTCTCTATTACGGCGATCGTTACGGTTGCCGATGATGGAGGGAGTTCCGGTCGCCTGCGGAAGGAGATGCAGATTCCCCCTCCCGGCGATGTCCGCAATGTTTTACTCGCCCTTTCCAATGTGGAGCCGTTATTGGATCAATTGCTCCAATTTCGCTTCAACCATGGGGGAGAGTTGGACGGACATAATTTGGGAAATCTCTTGATCGCGGCGATGACGGAAATCACAGGGGATTTCGTCTCTGCGATTCGGGAGTTGAGCCGGGTCTTGGCCGTACGGGGCGAAGTTCTTCCCTCTGCCTCTGAGCCTCTTCACTTGGGAGCGATCATGGAAGATGGAACCACCGTCATGGGAGAATCGCTCATTCCGCTGGCGGGGAAACGGATTTCTCGCGTCTTTATTGAACCGGCCGATGCTCATCCATTAAAGGAAGCGATCGAAGCGATTCGGGATGCGGATCTTGTCATCGTGGGCCCAGGGAGCCTGTACACCAGTATATTGCCCAATCTTTTAGTCGGGGGGATTACGGAGGCGATAAAGAACTCCCGGGCGAAGAAAATCTTTATCGTGAATCTCATGACCCAACCTGGCGAGACAGACCATTACACGGCTTCCGATCATCTTCGTGCGGTTCACGATCATGTGGGCGACTCTTTCTTCGATTATATCCTGGTAAACAACGGAAAGATTCCCTCCCATGTCTATACCAAATATTTGGAGAAAAATCAGGAAGTGGTCCGCTATGATCAAGATTCCCTGTCCAAATCGGGATATAAGGTGATTGTTGAAGATTTTCTCCTCTATGATGCTTTACTTCGTCACAACGCTAAAAAAGTGGGGGAGACGCTGATGAAAATCCTTCGAAGCGGGGAATAG
- the rapZ gene encoding RNase adapter RapZ has translation MSVQKVIQLLIITGMSGAGKTIAVKSFEEMGYFCIDNLPPVLVSKFAELIKHSEGKIDRIALVIDLRGREFFDSLFTALAELDEMGVPYQILFLDASDEVLVQRYKEARKKHPLALEATPIEGIKRERRLLSELKGRSHHVIDTSRLKPAELKETLIQRFGGGDHAGNNLSLHIVSFGFKYGIPIDADLVFDVRFLPNPHYVPELRPLTGCDGEVAQYVLKWTETQQFLQRLTDFLRFLLPHYKREGKGQLVVGIGCTGGKHRSVTIAEALKNAFEGEYPVRTMHRDMDKDN, from the coding sequence ATCTCTGTGCAGAAGGTAATACAATTGTTAATAATTACCGGAATGTCCGGGGCAGGGAAAACGATTGCGGTTAAATCGTTTGAAGAGATGGGTTACTTCTGCATTGATAACCTTCCGCCTGTGTTGGTTTCTAAATTCGCAGAACTGATTAAGCATTCGGAGGGGAAGATCGACCGGATTGCCTTGGTGATCGATTTGAGGGGGAGAGAATTTTTTGATTCTCTCTTCACCGCTTTAGCAGAGTTGGATGAGATGGGTGTCCCTTACCAAATCCTTTTCCTCGATGCGAGTGACGAGGTTTTGGTTCAGCGTTATAAAGAAGCCAGAAAAAAACATCCCCTCGCATTAGAGGCAACACCGATCGAAGGGATCAAAAGGGAAAGGCGCTTGCTCAGCGAGCTTAAGGGAAGATCCCATCATGTGATCGATACTTCCCGCCTAAAACCGGCGGAATTGAAGGAGACGCTCATACAGCGTTTTGGGGGAGGCGATCATGCCGGGAATAATTTGTCGCTTCACATCGTCTCGTTCGGATTTAAATATGGGATTCCGATTGACGCCGATCTCGTATTTGACGTCCGTTTTCTCCCAAATCCCCATTATGTTCCTGAGCTTAGGCCCCTTACCGGTTGTGATGGCGAAGTGGCCCAGTATGTGCTAAAATGGACGGAAACGCAACAATTTTTGCAGCGTCTGACCGATTTTCTTCGTTTCCTTCTCCCCCACTATAAACGGGAAGGGAAGGGACAGTTGGTGGTGGGGATCGGATGCACCGGCGGCAAGCACCGTTCGGTCACCATCGCAGAGGCTTTAAAAAACGCATTTGAAGGTGAATATCCGGTCCGGACCATGCACCGGGATATGGATAAAGATAACTAG